In Methanorbis rubei, the DNA window CGTTGCCATTCCGACAACGACTCGGTCAACCATCGGCGTCATCAGAGGCTCCATGATATCCAGAACACAACCGCCGCGGTTTTTACCGGTAGGCACCACACTGCCGTAGAGAGCACCAATCTCAGGATCAAGTCCTGCGCCCGCGGCCGCAACCGAGATGCTTGCATACAAAACCGCATACCCGTGGGCAAACATGGCATTGATCGGATCTACATACGGCGGCTTTTCCCTGCGGTGATATCCGAACTCAGGCGCAACGGTTCTTGAAAGGATCTCATAATACATGTTGCGCGTCAAAGTGAAGATTCGTCCGAGTTCGGGAAGCGTGATCAAAAACTCAAGCTCGCGGGACGCATCGCTGAGAATTTCAAGCTCTCCCTTGTAGAACAGGCCGTCATCACGACCGGACGCAAGCTCATTCAGATACATCATTCGCGACTTCACCGCAGACGTAATCACCGACATCGCCGAGCTGTGGATCGGGAGATTTTTCTGAGCTGACCGGAGAGGACATGCATCACCGCCGAAAGGACGAATGGAGCCAACCGGTTCGCCGTGAATATCAAAAAATGAGACCGAGATATTATTCGCGATCAAGTGAGAGATCGCCGCAGTTTCAAGAGTGTGTCCTCCGACAACCAGAAGATGCTGCAGGGACGAAAGCGGATATGCTGTTTTTGCGGATTTGTCCCGAACTATCAGCATCTTTTGGGTCGCACGGATGTCTGAACCATACCCCCAGACCGTCACCCATGAAACATCAGGAATCATCAGAACAAGTCTCCTTCCCTCTGGCCGTTCAGCTGTATCCTGCATCTGCCACAGAAGTATTTGCGTTTGCGGTCGAGATCGTCGAGATTTCTCGGGCAGTACATGATGCAGCCAGGATTATCACAATGCTCAAGACCAAACAGATGACCGATCTCATGCGCTCCCTCCTTCACAATCCGGTCAATCAAGGCATCATCATCTGCATGGCGACCGTAGAATTCGTTCGTAAGTCGTGCCGGAGAAACAACGGCAACACCGAGCGACGGATAGGCAAGGCCGAACACAAAATCTGCGAGCGGTTCAAAAATATCCGCCGGTGTAACCAGCAGAACTTTTTCATGGAGATGATTGAACTTATTGTAGTAGTCGAGATCAATATTCTCAGGTTTGAACAGCTGCGGATACCGCTGGCGGAATATATCGAGTTTGGTGAGTATTTTTACGGCATCACACTGCTGGCGCATCGGATCAAAACCTTCGAGCGGAAACGTGCCGTTGTCGATGCGGGATACAGGCATCTCAAGAACTCCTGAAAGCTCCTCGGTGACCGGTCTGCTCAGACCGATAGGAACTCTGCTGTCCCAGAAAACA includes these proteins:
- the cas1 gene encoding CRISPR-associated endonuclease Cas1; translation: MQDTAERPEGRRLVLMIPDVSWVTVWGYGSDIRATQKMLIVRDKSAKTAYPLSSLQHLLVVGGHTLETAAISHLIANNISVSFFDIHGEPVGSIRPFGGDACPLRSAQKNLPIHSSAMSVITSAVKSRMMYLNELASGRDDGLFYKGELEILSDASRELEFLITLPELGRIFTLTRNMYYEILSRTVAPEFGYHRREKPPYVDPINAMFAHGYAVLYASISVAAAGAGLDPEIGALYGSVVPTGKNRGGCVLDIMEPLMTPMVDRVVVGMATEDRLSHRYEVSSRCIMSERLMKEFNLRLAESVDSAVINRNVRMYADAVSNGGSGMSF
- a CDS encoding peptidase M54, with the translated sequence MGVHVFWDSRVPIGLSRPVTEELSGVLEMPVSRIDNGTFPLEGFDPMRQQCDAVKILTKLDIFRQRYPQLFKPENIDLDYYNKFNHLHEKVLLVTPADIFEPLADFVFGLAYPSLGVAVVSPARLTNEFYGRHADDDALIDRIVKEGAHEIGHLFGLEHCDNPGCIMYCPRNLDDLDRKRKYFCGRCRIQLNGQREGDLF